Proteins from a single region of Aneurinibacillus sp. REN35:
- a CDS encoding PDZ domain-containing protein produces MKDWSGFIVDLLLLIPKFLISPALYVFALLLLWAYRKQIIQERKLFHARITSGAGELVRALLFGAAAGIAASVLLLALGVAPSYHDVLLLWGLSAVLALVHIRFLSFAYSGGLLIVLSTLSKLIPSANISGIGQKVLGWLQSVDIPAILALVAVLHIAEGLLVRLVPKQGLSPVLIKSERGRVVGGYEIQKYWLIPVGVFIVGDASSAAVYMPGDSSLWPLFYAGVAGLSLLPVPSVMGYADLAVLSTPHDKAQRAGKVIIWLGVGLLLLAYLGTLWLPIAVLGGVIALLGHEGLRIYGEWQRRVHTPLYVQLKRGVRVLAVVPGSPADEMEIVTGDVIMRINGNEINGKEEIYPALQQQSAFCKMEVMNKEGHIKYVQRSVYQGDHHQLGLIVAPDASANEYVELGYRKLFGLFRKIRTSRNAGSNDMPLEQGKDVSL; encoded by the coding sequence ATGAAGGATTGGTCAGGATTTATCGTTGATCTATTACTACTTATACCAAAGTTTTTGATAAGCCCGGCGCTGTATGTATTTGCGTTGCTGTTATTATGGGCCTACCGAAAGCAGATCATACAGGAGCGTAAGCTGTTTCATGCGCGGATTACTTCGGGAGCGGGAGAGCTGGTGCGAGCGTTATTATTCGGGGCGGCGGCCGGAATTGCGGCATCTGTTCTGCTGCTTGCTCTAGGTGTGGCGCCTTCGTATCATGATGTGCTGTTGTTGTGGGGACTAAGCGCTGTGCTGGCTTTGGTGCATATTCGCTTTTTGTCTTTTGCTTATAGCGGTGGTCTGCTGATCGTGCTTTCGACACTTTCAAAGCTCATCCCCTCAGCGAACATAAGCGGGATTGGGCAGAAGGTACTTGGTTGGCTTCAGTCGGTTGATATTCCGGCGATTCTTGCTCTTGTGGCAGTGCTGCATATCGCTGAAGGTCTGCTTGTGCGGCTTGTACCTAAGCAGGGATTATCTCCTGTACTTATCAAAAGCGAACGCGGGCGTGTGGTCGGCGGGTATGAAATCCAGAAATATTGGTTGATTCCAGTCGGCGTATTCATTGTGGGTGACGCATCGAGCGCAGCGGTTTACATGCCGGGTGACTCAAGTCTATGGCCGCTGTTCTATGCAGGAGTCGCAGGCTTAAGTCTTCTTCCTGTTCCCTCGGTGATGGGGTATGCGGATTTGGCTGTATTGTCTACACCACATGATAAAGCACAGCGGGCAGGAAAGGTGATTATCTGGCTTGGTGTCGGCTTATTGCTTCTAGCTTATCTCGGTACCTTATGGCTGCCTATCGCTGTACTCGGTGGAGTAATAGCGCTGCTTGGACATGAAGGATTGCGTATTTATGGCGAATGGCAGCGCCGCGTGCATACACCGCTCTACGTTCAGTTGAAGAGAGGGGTGCGCGTATTAGCCGTCGTGCCTGGCAGCCCGGCGGATGAGATGGAAATTGTTACTGGTGATGTAATCATGCGGATTAACGGTAACGAAATCAATGGAAAAGAAGAGATTTACCCTGCATTGCAGCAGCAATCGGCTTTTTGTAAAATGGAAGTAATGAATAAAGAAGGACATATCAAATATGTCCAGCGTTCGGTATACCAAGGAGATCATCATCAGCTAGGATTGATTGTTGCCCCTGATGCTTCGGCAAATGAGTATGTGGAACTCGGATACCGGAAGTTGTTTGGATTGTTCCGCAAAATCCGGACAAGCCGTAACGCTGGATCCAATGACATGCCCCTCGAGCAGGGAAAGGATGTATCATTATGA
- a CDS encoding DUF2198 family protein, whose protein sequence is MIIKYVIALIVPFILAAIISRVSLNIWVGAIATLGIMMAAFNGPYQPLPVILLGVVSGLAGTYAGYRWIRGINLTE, encoded by the coding sequence ATGATCATAAAATATGTTATCGCGCTGATCGTTCCATTTATTCTCGCCGCAATCATTTCCCGCGTGTCGCTGAACATATGGGTTGGGGCAATTGCTACGCTAGGCATTATGATGGCCGCCTTCAACGGACCCTACCAGCCGCTTCCCGTTATTCTGCTTGGTGTAGTAAGCGGACTTGCCGGAACCTATGCAGGATATCGCTGGATTCGTGGAATTAATCTTACAGAATGA
- the uvrB gene encoding excinuclease ABC subunit UvrB, with protein sequence MKSTFELVSEYQPQGDQPTAIKKLSEGILNGKKHQTLLGATGTGKTFTMAHVINKVQKPTLVIAHNKTLAAQLTSEFKEFFPNNAVEYFVSYYDYYQPEAYIPHSDTYIEKDASINEEIDKLRHSATSALFERNDVIIVASVSCIYGLGSPTEYGSLLLSLRRGMEKNRDDVLRKLIDIQYDRNDINFVRGTFRVRGDVVEIFPASNSEHAVRVEFFGDEIDRITEIDVLTGEVLAEREHVAIFPASHFVTGQDKMERAVKSIEAELEERLAYLKENDKLLEAQRLEQRTRYDLEMLQEMGYCSGVENYSRHLTGLPAGATPYTLLDYFPDDFMIMVDESHITLPQIRGMYNGDKARKDMLIEHGFRLPSAADNRPLRFAEFEKHIKQIVYVSATPGPYELEQAPDFVEQVIRPTGLLDPTLDVRPSKGQIDDLLGEINDRIAKGERVLVTTLTKKMSEDLTDYLKEVGIKVRYLHSDIKTIERMQIIRDLRVGTFDVLIGINLLREGLDIPEVSLVAILDADKEGFLRNERSLIQTIGRAARNANGHVIMYADKMTHSIERAIEETTRRRERQEAYNEQHGITPQTIRKAVREVIEATKAAEEQEEYLPQKAYSKLSKKEKKEVILRLEDEMKEAARALNFERAAELRDVILEMKAEG encoded by the coding sequence CTGAAGAGTACATTTGAGTTGGTCTCTGAGTATCAACCACAGGGGGATCAGCCTACCGCTATAAAGAAGTTGTCAGAAGGGATTTTGAATGGGAAGAAGCATCAGACACTGCTTGGGGCGACCGGAACGGGTAAGACGTTCACGATGGCCCATGTAATCAACAAAGTACAGAAGCCAACGCTTGTGATTGCCCACAACAAGACACTCGCCGCACAGCTTACTAGTGAGTTTAAAGAGTTTTTCCCCAATAATGCGGTCGAATACTTCGTAAGTTACTATGATTACTATCAGCCCGAGGCTTACATTCCACACTCAGATACGTACATCGAGAAGGATGCCAGCATCAATGAAGAGATCGATAAACTGCGCCATTCAGCGACCAGTGCGTTGTTTGAGCGCAACGATGTCATTATTGTTGCGAGTGTATCTTGCATATATGGCTTGGGTTCGCCGACAGAATACGGTTCCCTGCTTTTATCATTGCGGCGGGGAATGGAGAAGAATCGTGATGATGTGCTGCGCAAACTGATCGATATTCAATACGATCGTAATGATATTAATTTTGTGCGCGGCACATTTCGGGTGCGTGGCGACGTTGTAGAGATCTTTCCGGCGTCTAACAGCGAGCATGCGGTTCGTGTTGAGTTTTTCGGCGATGAGATTGATCGCATAACGGAGATTGATGTCTTGACCGGTGAAGTGCTGGCTGAACGGGAGCATGTTGCCATCTTCCCGGCCTCTCACTTTGTGACGGGGCAGGATAAGATGGAGAGGGCCGTCAAAAGTATTGAAGCGGAATTGGAAGAGCGTCTCGCTTATTTAAAAGAGAATGACAAGTTATTGGAAGCGCAGCGGCTTGAGCAGCGTACGCGCTACGATCTAGAGATGCTGCAGGAGATGGGCTACTGCTCTGGTGTGGAGAACTATTCACGCCATCTGACCGGCCTGCCTGCAGGAGCGACACCATATACGCTGCTCGACTATTTTCCAGATGATTTTATGATTATGGTGGATGAGTCGCATATTACACTGCCGCAGATTCGCGGGATGTATAACGGGGATAAAGCCCGTAAGGACATGCTGATCGAGCATGGCTTTCGTCTGCCTTCGGCTGCGGACAACCGCCCGCTTAGGTTCGCGGAGTTTGAGAAGCATATCAAGCAAATCGTATACGTATCCGCAACACCGGGTCCGTATGAGCTTGAGCAGGCTCCTGATTTCGTCGAACAGGTGATTCGCCCGACAGGACTTCTCGATCCGACGCTTGATGTCCGCCCATCAAAAGGTCAAATTGATGACCTGCTCGGTGAGATCAATGACCGGATCGCCAAGGGAGAGCGCGTGCTTGTTACAACACTGACAAAGAAAATGTCCGAGGACTTGACCGATTACCTGAAGGAAGTCGGCATCAAGGTTCGGTATCTGCATTCTGACATTAAAACGATCGAACGAATGCAGATCATTCGTGATTTACGGGTAGGGACATTTGATGTGTTGATTGGGATTAATCTTTTACGGGAAGGGTTAGATATACCTGAAGTGTCGCTTGTCGCGATTCTCGATGCGGATAAGGAAGGATTCCTGCGCAATGAGCGTTCATTAATTCAGACGATCGGCCGAGCAGCGCGTAACGCTAATGGTCATGTTATTATGTATGCGGATAAAATGACGCATTCAATCGAACGTGCAATTGAGGAGACTACCCGTCGGCGTGAGCGGCAGGAGGCATATAACGAGCAGCATGGGATTACGCCGCAGACTATCCGTAAGGCGGTGCGCGAGGTCATCGAGGCGACGAAGGCGGCTGAGGAACAGGAAGAATACTTGCCGCAGAAGGCGTATAGCAAGCTGAGCAAGAAAGAGAAGAAGGAAGTAATCCTGCGTCTTGAAGACGAAATGAAGGAAGCGGCCCGCGCGCTGAACTTTGAACGTGCGGCTGAGCTGCGTGATGTAATTCTTGAGATGAAAGCGGAAGGATGA